The Streptomyces kanamyceticus DNA segment CGACTGCTGGAGGTCGCTGATGGCCTCCCAGATCTCGGGGGGGTTGTGGCCGAAAGGCAGGGCACCGTAGGCACCGGCGAAGTCGAGGTAGGAGTTGCCGTCGGCGTCGTAGAGCCGCGTGCCGGCACCGCGCACGTAGTGGATGTCCATGCCCAGCCCGTCGAGCATGCGGGCGACGTAGGGGTTGGAGTGCCTGCGATAGCGTTCCGCGGTCTCGCCGCGGTCGGCGACGCCACTCAGTCGGGCGCGAAGCGCGGCCCTCTTCTCTTCGGCCGTGCTGGTCAAAGGCGTGGAAGCCACGTTGGGGTCACCGTCCGTCTTCGGAGTCGAGTGCCGCGAGGAGTCGATCGAGTTCTTCCTCGGACAGGTCATCGAGGTTTTCGAGGGCACGGCGGGCTTCCTCTGAGGTCGGCCCGCGCTGGTTTCCGGCTGCTGTGAGGGTGCGGGCGATGTCCCGCAGCGTCGCGCCCTCCATGAGCACGGTGATCGGGATGGGCGTCCCGAGGTCGTTCTCCAACCGGTTCTTCAGCTCGACGATGGACACGGAGTCGATGTCCAGGTCTCTGGCCGAACGGTCCGGGTCCAGGGCTTCGGCGTCGGCCTGCATGAAGTCGGCCAAGTGCGTGATGAGCCGCCCGAGCACGGCGCTCTCGTCCAGGCCGGGCCCCGCCGGAGCGGCTGCGGCGCCGGTCGGGGCGGCTGTCGTGTCGGTGGCGGGGTCCGCGTGCGTGACCCAGTGCTTCTTGCGCTGCCAGGGGTAGGTCGGCAGCGTGACCATGCGGGCCGGCCCCGGGTGCAGCGCGGCCCAGTCCACCGCACACCCGGCGGACCACAGCTGGCCGACGGCTGCCCGCAACCCGAGCCGTTCGTCCTCGTTCTTGCGCAGCGTGGCTACGGCGGCGCCCTTCACCCCGCTCTGGTCGAGGGCCCTTTGCAGATGGGGCAGCAGCGCCGGGTGCGGTCCCAGCTCGACGAAGGCGCTGACCCCGTCCGCGAGCATGGCGTCCACGGCGTTGCCGAACAGGACCGGGCGGGCGGCGTTGTCCGCCCAGTGCCCGGCCCGCAGATGTTCCCCGGGCAGGAGCGAACCGGTGACCGAGGAGTACACAGGGGTGCGCGAGGCTGCCGGTTGCAGATCCTTCAGATCTGTCAGGAGTTGTTCCGCGACGGGGCCGAGCCCGGGGCTGTGGAAGGCGTAGTCGGTGGCCAGGCGGGTGACGCGCCAATGGGAGAGGTGCTCGCGCAGTGCCTCCATCTCCTTGGCCGGGCCGGAGATAACCGTTCCCTGGGGGCTGTTGACGGCGGCGATGCCGACGCCCGTTCCCGGCGCGGACGGCGAGGACTGCGCCTTGGCCAGCGCCGCGGCGACCTCGGCAGCGGGTGCTCGGACGGCCAACATCGCGCCTCCGGCGGCGTGCTGGTGCAGGGCCTCGCCCCGGGCGAGCAGCACCTGCACGGCCTGCTCGCGGGAGAGGGCTCCGGCGGCGACGGCTGCGGAGACCTCGCCGACGCTGTGTCCGCACACGGCGACCGGGATCAGGCCCCAGTCGCGCAGGCGCTCGGTGAGGGCCGCCTGGAGTGCGGCGATGGCGAGTTGCGCGAATCGGGTATCGGCCAGGGCCCGTTCGGATTCCGGGCCGGCCAGCGTCGCAAGGAGCGGGGGCCCGCCGGCCTGCCGGACGGCCTCGTCCCACGCGGTCAGCTCCTCGCGGATGAGGGAGTCGTGTCCGGCGAGGGAGATGCCCATGCGTGGCCATTGCGCCGACTGCCCGGAGTAGACGAATGCCAGATTCTGCCGCGCGGCGGGGGAAGCGGCGAGGACGGCCGGGCTGTTCGCCGCACGCCTCAACGCGTCGGGAAGCAGCTCGGGGCGGGCCGCGCAGACAGCCGCGCGCCGTGGATGGGGCCCCCGGCGCCGGGCCGCCGCTGTGGCGGCCTGCTGGATCTGCGGGGCGTCCATGCCCTCCAGATGCGCGGCGAATTGCTCCAGCTGTGCCGCGAGGGCGGGTCCGGTTCGCGCGGAGAGGGGGATCAGAGCGGGGGCGTCCGGGCCCGGGTCCTGAGACCTTTCCGGGCGGTTGGCGTACTCGCGCACCGCGGGCACGGCGTCGGGGTGGCCGATGATCAGATGCGCGTTGGTGCCGCCGAAGCCGAAGGAACTGACGGCCGCGTAACGGGCTTCCGTGGAGGTCCACGGTTCCAGACGCCGCGGGACCGCGAAACGCTCGCCCTCCAGATCGATGAACGGGCTGATCTCGCCCAGGTTGATCTGCTGCGGTATGCGACCGTGGCGGAGCGCGCCGACGGCCTTGATCAGTGAGGCGACCCCGGCCGCGGACTCCAGGTGACCGAGGTTGGCCTTGACCGAACCCAGCCAGCAAGTAGGTGCCTGATCGCCGCCCGTTCCGTACACGGCGCGGATCGCCTCGTACTCGATCGGGTCCCCCAGGGGCGTTCCGGTGCCGTGCATCTCGACGAACGTGATGTCCTGAGCGCTTTTCCCGGAAGCGTGCAGGGTGCGGCGCATCAGCGCCTCCTGGGCCAGCGCGGAGGGCGCGGTCAGGCCGTTGGTCCTGCCGTCCTGGTTGGTTGCGTCCGCGAGGATGACGGCTTCGATCGGATCTCCGTCGGCGAGCGCGTCCGAGAGGCGCTTGAGTGCCACGAGTCCGGCGCCCTCACCGCGGACCATGCCGTCCGCGTCGGCGGCCAGCGCCTTGGTGCGGCCGTCCGGGGCCAGCGGCAGCGCACGACCGGTCATGGTGGTGGACAGCGGGGACAGGATGAGGTTGACGCCTCCGGCCAGGGCCCGGTCGCAGTCGCCCGCCCGCAGGCTCTGGCAGGCGAGATGGACGGCGACCAGCGAGGAGGAGCAGGCCGTGTCGACCGTCATGCTGGGGCCCTGGAACCCGTACTGGAAACTCAGGCGGTTGGCGAGCAGGCTCCGTGCGCCGCTGCCCGTGGAGAGCCGACTGCTGACATCGGGCCGGGCCGCGAGCGAGGCGAGCATGTAGTCCTGGTGGCCGGCGCCGATGAACACCCCCGTCGGCGTCCGTTCGAGTTCGTCGGGTGTCCAGCCTGCTCGTTCGGTGGCTTCCCAGGCGATCTCCAGCAGGATGCGCTGCTGTGGGTCCATCAGGTCGGCTTCGGTGTCGCTGATGGCGAAGAACTCGCCGTCGAAGCCGTCGACTTCGTCGATCTGCCCGGCGTGCTGGGCGAGCCGGGCGAAGGCGGGATCGTCCAGTGCGCCGAAGTCGATGCCGCGCCAGCGGTCGCCGGTGAGCGGACGCACCGCGTCACGGCCCGAGGCCACCAACTCCCAGTACGCTTCGGGGCTGTTGGCCCCGCCGGGCAGGCGGCAGGTGGCGGCGACGATGGCGATGGGCTCGGCCGCGCGGCCCTGCTGTTCTTGCAGTTCGGTGATGCGCCCTCGCAAGGAGCGGATGGTTTCGGCGGCGCGGAGCAGTGTCTGGTCGGTCGGATCGCTGGTCATGGCTCCCCTTCAGGACGTGCTGTCGAGCTCGGCCAGCAGCTGGTTGAGCGCATCGGAGGCGTTGTCCGCGGACGGCTGGGGCTGCGCGCCGCGCGTCGGCCGGCCGCTGCCGGACGCTGTTGAAGGGGCATCGCGGCGTTCGAGCACGTCGGCGAGTTCTGCCGAGAGTTGGCTGATCGTGGGGTGGGACCACACGAGTGCGACGGACAGGCGCACTCCCAGTTCCCTTTCGAGCCGGTTGCGCAGTTCTACGCCCATCAGGGATTCGAGTCCCAGCTCCGCGAAGAGCAACTGGTCGGGGTCGGCAGCAGGCAATCCGCCGGGCAGGATGCTGCCGAGCGCGGCGCGCAGCCATGCGGTGAGTCGGGTGCGGCGCTCTTCTGTGCTGGTGGCCTGGTCCAACAGGTCCCGCAGGGGGGACGGGGCGGACGAGGCGCTCTCCCCGGACGTCTGGGCCTGGCTCGGTGCGCTGCCCGACGGGCCGGGGAGTTCTGACAGGTGTTGCAGCGCTACGCCTTGTATCTGGGCCAGCAGCTCTCCGGCGCTGTCCACCAGGGCCAGGTCGATGCTGATCTGGTCGTCTGCCTCATGGAGCCAGCCGTAGGCGGTGCCGCGGTCCGCGGACCACAGGCGCGGGGTGAGGTAGGCGGAGCCGATACGGGCAACGGTGAACTCGTCAAGCCGGGGAAGGTTGTCGTAAGCGTCGAACAATGCATCGGCCAGGCCGGGCAGCGCGGGGTCCAGGAGGCTGGGGCCTTGCGCGGGGCGGCCGGTGAGCAGCTGTGCGGGCACGGTCACCTCGACTTGGGCCATCGCTGATCGGATGGGGAAGGGCTCGGGTGCCGTGCCGACCCCGACGGTGCAGGTGGCGCCAGCGGTCCACCGGCCGGATTCCCGGAAGAGGAACGACACCAGCGCGGAGGACGGGTGGGCGTGGCCGCCGCCGCGCAGCAGGGCGAGTTGGAGGGGGACCGCGGCGTCGGCCGGGAGCCGTCGGCGCAGGTCCACGTCGCGTATCCGGCACCCTTCGCCGAGACCTGCCTGGTCCGCTGCCCAGGAGGCCAGTGCGACCAGCTCCGCGGCCGAGAGGGCGGGCCGACCGGCTACATGGTGTTCCTCGCGGGCGGCGGGCAGGGTCAGTTCGGCGATGAAGGTCCCCGGCTGCAGCGCCACCTCGGTCAGGTCTCCGGGGACGGTCCTGGCGGCGGGCACACTCTGAGGGGGCTTGTGGGCCTGGTGCCGCTGAAAGGGATGTCCCGGCAACCGGGGTGCCCAGTGGCGGGTGATGTCGTCGGCCACCGCATCGGGGCGCCGGCCGTGTTCGTACAACGCGGCGGCCACGTCGTGCAGGCCGTGGGGCACGGGCCGGTCCCGGTAGGCCGTGGCGAGTGCGGTGACGGGCCGGCTGCGGCCCTCGACGCTTTCGCCCAGCGCGGCGAGCAGGACCGGGTGCGGGCTGATTTCCAGGAGGTGGGTCATGCCGTGGTCGGCCATGGCGTTGATGGCTTCCCGTGCCCGGACCGGGCTGGTCAGGTTCTCTTTCCAGTAGGCGGTGTCCAAAGGGCCGTCGAAGCGTCCGCCCTGGACGGACGAGTAGAAGTCGATTGCTTCGGCGCGATTCTGTGCGGGTTGCTCGACGTGTCCCAGTGCGTCGACGAGTCGTTGTGCGGGCCCGCGCATCAGGGGGCCGTGCGAGGGATAGTCGACCTTGACCAGCCGGGCGTCGCGGCCCCGGCGCTCGAACTCCGTCATGGCGTCGGCCAGGTCGGCGGCTGCTCCCGAGAGCACGCAGGTGCGGGGGCTGTTGTCGGCGGCGACGGTGACCGGGCTGCCTGCGTCCCGCAGGATGGTCCTGGCCTCGTCGGCGCCCGCCTCGACCACTGCCATGCCGCCGCGGCCCCGTGCGGCCTCCACCGCGTCGTTGCGGGCCCGCAGGACCCGGCAGGCCGTGGTCAGGTCGAGCCTTTGGCCGGCGACGGCCGCGCTCACCTCACCCATGCTGTGGCCGACCACCGCGTCGGGTCGGATTCCCAGCTCGGCGAGGCCGGCGGTGAGTGCCAGCTGAACGGTCATGATCAGTGGCTGGGCAACGGAGATGTCGTCGAGGTCGGCGTTCCGCTCGCCCCGCAGTGCCCGCAGCGGGCTCCATCCCAGCAGGGGCGCGAACACCGTGTCGATCTCCTCGACGCGTCGTGCGAACGCCGCGCTGGTGCGCAGGAGTTCCCTGCCCATGCCGTTCCACTGCGAGCCGTGCCCCGAGTACACGAAGCCCAGGCGTGCGACGGGAACCGGAGCGGTCGGTGAGATCGGCCGGCTCCGCGTCGCCACTTTGTCCAGTTGCCCGAGGAGTTCTTCTCGGTCGGCTGCGACCAGCCCGGCGCGCCACGCGAAGTGGGTCCGGTGCACTGCCGCGGCACGGGCGGCGTCTTGGATCTCAGCCCAGGTGTCGGCTGTCCGTACGTGTTCGGCCCACGAGCCCGCCAGGGCGGCCAGCGCGTCTTCATTGCGCGCCGACAGCGGCAACAGGGCGGGCCCGAAGGCCGCCCGCACACCTCGCCGTACGGGGGAACGGTTTGGCGTGCGGGCGATGATGGCGGAGGCGTTGGTGCCTCCGAAGCCGAACGAGCTCACGGCCGCGCAGTGAGCCTGGTCCGGCCAGGGAAGGTCCGTTGAGGGGACTCGCAGGCGGAAGGCGTCGAGGTCGATGCGGGGGTTGACATGGGTGAAGTGCGGATTGCGCGGGATGACTCCCCGGCTGAGGACGAGTGCGGCTTTGATCAGACCGAGGATCCCTGCGGCCGCCTCCAGGTGCCCGATGTTCGCCTTGATCGAGCCGACGGCCAGCGGTGGCCGGTCCTCGCCGAGCGTGTCGGCCAGGGCTGTGGCCAGGGCGCGCGCCTCGATGGGGTCCCCCAGCGGGGTTCCCGTTCCGTGCAGTTCCACGAATCCGAGCTGTTCGGCGCCGGTGATGCCCGCGCGCCGCAGGGCACCGGCGATCAGCTCGGTCTGGGCGCGTCCGCTCGGGGCGGTCAGGCCGTTGGTGCGGCCGTCCTGGTTGACGGCGGTCGCACGGAGGACGGCGTGGATGTGGTCTCCGTCTGCGAGCGCGTCGTCCAAGCGTCGCAGGACGACGGCCCCGGCGCCCTCGGATCGTACGTATCCCTTGCCTGCCGCGTCGAAGGTGCGGCAGCGGCCGTCGGGCGCAAGGGCGGTCAGAGCGGCCGCGCCCAGTTGCGGCACCGGCGACAGCAGTGCGTTCACTCCCCCGGCCAGCGCCAGGTCGCACTCGCCGGTCAGCAGGCTCTGGGCGGCCAGGTGCACGGCGACGAGCGAGGAGGAACAAGCGGTGTCCACGGCCAGCGAGGGGCCTCGCAGGTCCCACAGGTAGGACAGGCGGTTCGCAGTGATCGAGTGGGCGAGGCCGGGGTTCGTGAACGGTCCGGCTGCGGCTGCCTGCGGCTGGGCGCCCAGGAGCATGGCGTGATCGTGTGTGGCCTGCCCGAAGAAGACTCCGGTGCGGCTTCCCGCCAGCTCGTCGGGGACCACGCCCGCGTTCTCCAGGGCGCGCCAGGAGACTTCGAGGGCGAGTGCCTGCTGCGGGTCCATCGCGGCCGCCTCGGCCGGGGAGATCCCGAAGAACGCCGGGTCCCATCGGCCGATGTCCTCGAGGAATCCGCCCCACTGGGCGCCGGCGCCGTGCTCGCCGACCGCCCGCAGGGCGGCGGTGAACTGTGTGCGGTCCTCGGGCACCCGGATGATCTCGTCGCGTCCCTCGAGCAGTAACTGCCAGAGGGCCGTCGGGCTGTCCGCGCCGGGAACCCGGCAGCCGAGCCCGACGACGGCGATGTGGGCGGCTTCGGGCGCCGTGTCAGACACGGTCCTCCTCCGGCGAGGTCTTGCGGGCGAGGAACTGCGCGAGGCCGTGGATGGTGGGGTGGTCGAAGAGCCACTCGGGCGGCACCTCGAGTCCCAGCCGCTGGCCGGCCGCACCCGAAACGGCCACGACCGCGGCCGAGTCGAGTCCGAGTTCGACGAACGAGGTGTGCCAGTCGAGGCGTTGGCCCGGGGCGAGTTCGAGGTCTGTCGCTATCGCGTCCTGCAGCATGGCCGCGATGGCGAGCTCGTTCCCGTGCACGGCGGATTCGGTGTTCATCGCTGTCCTCCCTCAGATATGAGCCCCCGGCGCCACAGGGCGACGGGCCTCAGCTCGTCCGCGCTCCACCGCCGGACGGCCTCCTGGCGCCGGACCTTTCCGCTGGTGGTCCGGGGTACGGCTCCGGCGCGCAGCAAGCCGACGGCGGCCACCGGGATGCCGTGTTCTTCCAGCACCGAGTTGCGCGCTGCGGCGATGACGGCGTCGTAGTCGACGTGATCGCCGTAGTCGGTCAGTTCGCAGACCAGCACGACCTGTTCGGTCTGCCCCCTCTCGCCGCCGTCGGCCTGCGGCACGCTCAGCGCCGCCGCGCGCACGGCCAGCGGGTGACTCTCTTCGACGGTGCCCTCGATGTCGTGGGGGTAGTGGTTGGTGCCCCGGTGGACGATGACGTCCTTGATGCGGCCCACCACGCAGACCTGGTCCTCGTGCCACACACCGAGATCTCCCGTGCGCAGGTAGGTCCGCTCGCTGTCCTGGTGGACGGCGTGCGCCAACCGGGCGCGGAAGGTGCTGTCCGACTCCGTCGGGCGGCCCCAGTAGCCGCCCGCCACGCTGGGCCCGTGCACCCATATCTCGCCGACCTCGCCCGGCTGCTTGCGGAGCCGGGTGACCGGGTCGACCATCACGATCTCGGTGTCCTCGGCGAGGGCGCGGCCGCATCCGACCAGGACGGTGTTGCGCGTTCCTTCGACGGCTGCCGCCCGCTGCTGGGCGCCCAGTGCGTCAGCGGAGACCTCGGACAGGGCCGGGGCGGCTTTCCGGCCCAGGCAGCTCACCACCAGGGTGGCCTCGGCGAGACCGTAGGCGGGCATCATGGCGTGCGGGTCGAAGCCGTGGGGGGCGTAGGCCTTGGCGAACTGTTCGATGGTTCGCGGGCGCACCGGTTCGGCTCCGTTGAGTGCGTGGCGCAGCGCTGAGAGGTCCAGGCCCTCGCGCTGTTCTTCGGTGATCTTCTGTACGGCCGTGGCGTATCCGAAGTCGGGTGCGATCGTGAAGGTGGCCCGGATGCGGCTGAGGGTCTGCAGCCATCGCAGCGGGTTGCGCAGGAAGCCTGCGGGAGTCGCCATGTGCAGGCTCATGCCGGCCCACAGCGGGTGGCAGACCATGCCGATGAGTCCCATGTCGTGAAAGAGGGGCAGCCACCCTGCCGCCGTTTGTCCGGGCCCGGTTCCCAGGTTGGCGCTCATGCGGGTCACGTTGTGCACGAGGTTGGCGTGCGAGACCATCACGCCCTTCGGGTTCGACGTCGAGCCCGAGGTGTACTGCAGCAGTGCGAGGTGCTCCGGCCTCGGCTGGGGGCCGCGGAAGCCTGTCAGCCCGCTTGGGGGGTTGTCGGCTGCCTGCGGGTCCAGAACCAGGGGGTCCAGGCCCGCTGCCCGGCTCACCTCGCGGAGCCTTGGGTGCAGGTCCGGTTGCGCGATGATCGCCGAGGGTTCGCAGTCCCGGAGGATCTGTTCGAGCCGGTGGTCGTAGGCCCGGCCGGCCCGTGCCGT contains these protein-coding regions:
- a CDS encoding type I polyketide synthase translates to MTSDPTDQTLLRAAETIRSLRGRITELQEQQGRAAEPIAIVAATCRLPGGANSPEAYWELVASGRDAVRPLTGDRWRGIDFGALDDPAFARLAQHAGQIDEVDGFDGEFFAISDTEADLMDPQQRILLEIAWEATERAGWTPDELERTPTGVFIGAGHQDYMLASLAARPDVSSRLSTGSGARSLLANRLSFQYGFQGPSMTVDTACSSSLVAVHLACQSLRAGDCDRALAGGVNLILSPLSTTMTGRALPLAPDGRTKALAADADGMVRGEGAGLVALKRLSDALADGDPIEAVILADATNQDGRTNGLTAPSALAQEALMRRTLHASGKSAQDITFVEMHGTGTPLGDPIEYEAIRAVYGTGGDQAPTCWLGSVKANLGHLESAAGVASLIKAVGALRHGRIPQQINLGEISPFIDLEGERFAVPRRLEPWTSTEARYAAVSSFGFGGTNAHLIIGHPDAVPAVREYANRPERSQDPGPDAPALIPLSARTGPALAAQLEQFAAHLEGMDAPQIQQAATAAARRRGPHPRRAAVCAARPELLPDALRRAANSPAVLAASPAARQNLAFVYSGQSAQWPRMGISLAGHDSLIREELTAWDEAVRQAGGPPLLATLAGPESERALADTRFAQLAIAALQAALTERLRDWGLIPVAVCGHSVGEVSAAVAAGALSREQAVQVLLARGEALHQHAAGGAMLAVRAPAAEVAAALAKAQSSPSAPGTGVGIAAVNSPQGTVISGPAKEMEALREHLSHWRVTRLATDYAFHSPGLGPVAEQLLTDLKDLQPAASRTPVYSSVTGSLLPGEHLRAGHWADNAARPVLFGNAVDAMLADGVSAFVELGPHPALLPHLQRALDQSGVKGAAVATLRKNEDERLGLRAAVGQLWSAGCAVDWAALHPGPARMVTLPTYPWQRKKHWVTHADPATDTTAAPTGAAAAPAGPGLDESAVLGRLITHLADFMQADAEALDPDRSARDLDIDSVSIVELKNRLENDLGTPIPITVLMEGATLRDIARTLTAAGNQRGPTSEEARRALENLDDLSEEELDRLLAALDSEDGR
- a CDS encoding acyl carrier protein encodes the protein MNTESAVHGNELAIAAMLQDAIATDLELAPGQRLDWHTSFVELGLDSAAVVAVSGAAGQRLGLEVPPEWLFDHPTIHGLAQFLARKTSPEEDRV
- a CDS encoding type I polyketide synthase, with protein sequence MSDTAPEAAHIAVVGLGCRVPGADSPTALWQLLLEGRDEIIRVPEDRTQFTAALRAVGEHGAGAQWGGFLEDIGRWDPAFFGISPAEAAAMDPQQALALEVSWRALENAGVVPDELAGSRTGVFFGQATHDHAMLLGAQPQAAAAGPFTNPGLAHSITANRLSYLWDLRGPSLAVDTACSSSLVAVHLAAQSLLTGECDLALAGGVNALLSPVPQLGAAALTALAPDGRCRTFDAAGKGYVRSEGAGAVVLRRLDDALADGDHIHAVLRATAVNQDGRTNGLTAPSGRAQTELIAGALRRAGITGAEQLGFVELHGTGTPLGDPIEARALATALADTLGEDRPPLAVGSIKANIGHLEAAAGILGLIKAALVLSRGVIPRNPHFTHVNPRIDLDAFRLRVPSTDLPWPDQAHCAAVSSFGFGGTNASAIIARTPNRSPVRRGVRAAFGPALLPLSARNEDALAALAGSWAEHVRTADTWAEIQDAARAAAVHRTHFAWRAGLVAADREELLGQLDKVATRSRPISPTAPVPVARLGFVYSGHGSQWNGMGRELLRTSAAFARRVEEIDTVFAPLLGWSPLRALRGERNADLDDISVAQPLIMTVQLALTAGLAELGIRPDAVVGHSMGEVSAAVAGQRLDLTTACRVLRARNDAVEAARGRGGMAVVEAGADEARTILRDAGSPVTVAADNSPRTCVLSGAAADLADAMTEFERRGRDARLVKVDYPSHGPLMRGPAQRLVDALGHVEQPAQNRAEAIDFYSSVQGGRFDGPLDTAYWKENLTSPVRAREAINAMADHGMTHLLEISPHPVLLAALGESVEGRSRPVTALATAYRDRPVPHGLHDVAAALYEHGRRPDAVADDITRHWAPRLPGHPFQRHQAHKPPQSVPAARTVPGDLTEVALQPGTFIAELTLPAAREEHHVAGRPALSAAELVALASWAADQAGLGEGCRIRDVDLRRRLPADAAVPLQLALLRGGGHAHPSSALVSFLFRESGRWTAGATCTVGVGTAPEPFPIRSAMAQVEVTVPAQLLTGRPAQGPSLLDPALPGLADALFDAYDNLPRLDEFTVARIGSAYLTPRLWSADRGTAYGWLHEADDQISIDLALVDSAGELLAQIQGVALQHLSELPGPSGSAPSQAQTSGESASSAPSPLRDLLDQATSTEERRTRLTAWLRAALGSILPGGLPAADPDQLLFAELGLESLMGVELRNRLERELGVRLSVALVWSHPTISQLSAELADVLERRDAPSTASGSGRPTRGAQPQPSADNASDALNQLLAELDSTS
- a CDS encoding fatty acyl-AMP ligase, producing the protein MSDRQTLAHALAAHAETRGDTAAISYTTPRHGEQALTYGQLCGRAAALGAVLNGLPSRTHHRPFVLIALPNGLDYVASFFACAFADAVAVTFHPPTLSTARAGRAYDHRLEQILRDCEPSAIIAQPDLHPRLREVSRAAGLDPLVLDPQAADNPPSGLTGFRGPQPRPEHLALLQYTSGSTSNPKGVMVSHANLVHNVTRMSANLGTGPGQTAAGWLPLFHDMGLIGMVCHPLWAGMSLHMATPAGFLRNPLRWLQTLSRIRATFTIAPDFGYATAVQKITEEQREGLDLSALRHALNGAEPVRPRTIEQFAKAYAPHGFDPHAMMPAYGLAEATLVVSCLGRKAAPALSEVSADALGAQQRAAAVEGTRNTVLVGCGRALAEDTEIVMVDPVTRLRKQPGEVGEIWVHGPSVAGGYWGRPTESDSTFRARLAHAVHQDSERTYLRTGDLGVWHEDQVCVVGRIKDVIVHRGTNHYPHDIEGTVEESHPLAVRAAALSVPQADGGERGQTEQVVLVCELTDYGDHVDYDAVIAAARNSVLEEHGIPVAAVGLLRAGAVPRTTSGKVRRQEAVRRWSADELRPVALWRRGLISEGGQR